In the Streptomyces cinnamoneus genome, CGGAATTCTGGTAGAAGTCCGACTGGCCGGAACTCCTCAGGGAGTCCCACAGGCGCTGGGCGATCGGATGCCAGTCGGGGTCGCCGTCCGGGATTTCCACTTCCCGCATGACGCCCTTGGTGACGGGCTGGATATCGCTGCCCTTGCGCTCGCGCGGACGGGCGAGGTCCGCCTCTCGATTGGGCACGGGGCCGGGCACTCGCCACCTCCTTACAGCAGGCCGGGATGATCCTCGGTCCTACGGAAACGCCGGTCGTTGCGGCGCCTGGCGGCTGCCTGCGCGGCGGCCCCTTCTCTGGACGACTTGACCCGGTGATGCCACCCGCAGAGCGATTGAAGGTTGGCCTCTCGGTGGTCGTCACCCGGTCGGATGTGGTCCACGTCGGTGGCCGGCTCGGTGCAGCGCACGCCGTAGTGGTCCGTGGCGATGCACCGGTGGCCGTCTCTGGCCAGGACGCGGCGCCGTATCTGCGGCCAGTTCGGCGGCAGGCGAAGCCGTCTGTCAGACGTAGTCCAGGACACGAGCCTCCTACGTCAGGCCCGAAGGCAACGGCGAAGGGCTTCGGCAAGCGGCCCCCGGCAGGGGGCCAGCGGGAAGCGGCAACGGCGAAGGGGCTTCGAGGAGTTGGGCGCCTCCGGCGCCCCCAAGGGGAAGCCTCTACGACTTCAGCCTTCTACTCATATATACGGAGCTCGGGCCTGGATCTGGAAACGCCTCCAGCCGTGACGGCAGTCACACTCTTGCGATGCTCCGCTCGGAAAGCGAGTTCAAGTCTTGCATTCGAAGTGACACTCTTACTATGGTTCGTTCGACAACCCGTCAGACGCAACAGGCCCCGGAAGCGCGCCTACGCTCCCAGGGCCCCGACCTAGAGATGAGTCCTCTAGATGCGAGTGCATCGTAACCGGCACGACCGCGCCTTCGTCGTCGTGCCCAACGCCGCCGCCCGTCACGACCGGCTCTCGCTGGCCGCCGTCGGCCTGCTGGTCCGCCTGCTGTCCCTGCCGGACGGTACCGCCGTCACGATAGAGAAGATCACGGAGCAGGTCGACGAGGGCAAGACGGCCGTGGCCAAGGCGTTCAAGGCGCTAGAGGAGGCGGGCTACCTTCGCCGCCAGCGCTCCCAGGACCGCGACACCGGCCGCTGGTACACCCAGACCCACGTCTCCGACATCCCGATGACCCACATCCCGGCGGTCGGTGAGCCGGAGGTCCGGAGCGTCGGCGATCTCCCCAAGGGGGAAAAGCACCAGGTAAAGAACCTCCTCCCGAAGCCCTCTCCGAAGAGCGACGGCCAGCGGCCGGACGCGGCCGGCACCGAGGAGGAGGAGATCAAGTCCCAGGACGAGCAGGCCCAGGCCGCCCCGGCTGACGCCGAGACCGGCCGGGCCGCTGCGGTCCTCGCCAAGCTCGGCGACAACGACCGCCGCCTCGGGCTTGGCACCGCGGATGTCCTCCGCCTGGCCCCGCTCGCCGCCGAGTGGCTCGCCGAGGGCCACAGCCAGGCGAAGCTCCTCGCGGTCCTGACCGCCCGGCTGCCGGAGCGGATCGACTCCCCGGCCGCGCTGGTCGCCTACCGCCTCAAGACCCACCGCCCGGCCCATCCCGCGCCGTCCACGCCGAAGCCCGCCCCGGCGCCGGACACCCGCGCCCGCTGCCAGCAGTGCGACGCCCCGTTCCCCGCCGGAGTTATCCACAGCCTGTGCAAGACGTGCACCGCCGAGGCCCGGCGTGACCAGGCCGCGACCGTCGGCGGCGACGCGGCGGGACTGCTCTCCGCCATCCGCCAGCGCCGCGAGTCCGGCGCCTTCGCCAAGGGTGCCAAGTCCCGGTTCATCCCGGCCGCCGCCTGATCCGCCGACGCACAGAGAGCTCACGCACATGCATTCGATGCACATGCCCTGGTACGCCCGCGTCGTCTTCACCGCTGGCAGGCCGTTCGTCCTCGTGGCAGCCCTGGTGATGTCCGTGCCCGGCGAGATCCGGATGGCACAGATCGCCGGGTGGCACGGCTGGGTCACCTGGCTGATGCCGGTGTCCGTGTCCGTCTACGCCGGTTGCGCCGCCGTCATCTCCGAGGTCCGTCGCCGTGCCAAGGGGCCCGGCCGCACCACTGCCACCATCGGCGCCGGAGCGGCGCTCGGCCTGGCACTGGCAGCCCAGGTGATGGCACACCTGATCGACCAGGGGTACATGACCACCTCCGCCGTGCTGGTGGCCGGCGTCTCCTCGGTGCCGCCGCTGGTGGTGGCACACATGCTGCACATGGCAGCGACCCCGCCCGCCACCATGACCGCCGAGGAGCGGATGCGCGAGCTCCAGGAGGCGCTCGCCGAGGCCCTCGCCCACCTCGCCGACGCGATCGACCGCGAGGGGCGGGAGCTGGTGTCCAAGGCGCACGGCGTGCGCAACGGCTACGAGGAGCTGGCCGAGGAGGCCGACGAGTTGGCAGACGAGGCGGACGAGACCGCTGATGAACTGGCAGGCGAGCTGGCAGAGACCGGGCTGGCAGAGCGCCAGCCGCGACGGCGGAGCCGTGCCAGGAAGGCCGTGCCACTGGCAGTGGTCGAGGAGACCGTCGCCGCGATGCAGGCCGACGGTGTGAAGGTCAACGGCAAGGCACTGGCGAAGCGGCTCCAGTGCTCCGTCCGCTCCGGGTACCGCTACCTCAGCGAGATCCAGGCGGCATGACCTCGGTAGCGCCACCGCCGTGACAGGTGGTGGCGCTACCGTCATTGGCACAACACCACAGGAACGGAGACAGCGTGGGAGCCATCCAGCAACCCACCCGAGCGATGGGCCCGTACAGGGTCGAGATCCGGTCGGAGTCGTTCTACCTCACCCGCACCGCGGCCGAGCACTGCACCGCCCCCAGCCGGCACCAGGCCGTGGTGCCAGCGTCGGACCTGCGGCACCTGGCAGCGGCCTTTCGCCAGGTGCGCGGCCACAAAGCCTGGCGCGAGAAGGAGTGGGCCGACGGCGATCCGTCCGACACATCCTGGACGTTGCCGCCGGGCGGGGAGGGCGAGGCGCCGGCCGCCTCCTGGGAGGTCAGCCTCGACGGCGAGAAGCTCAGCATCCGGGGGCCGTGGATCGTGTACGCCGAGCCCGACCGAGGACTGCTCTCCACCGAGATTGCCTACCTCAACCTGGCGGACCTCGACGATGCGCTGAAGGCGCTCGACGGCGCGCCGGCCACATCCTGACCCAGGCCCTCGACGGGGCCGAGCATTCGCCCGCCTCGGTCTCCGTCGTTCCGGCCCTGCGGACTGAGCGACCTTGGAACCGTGGCAGAATCCGAGCGGCTAAGACGTGGCGGTCCGCGAATCGTTTCTCCGGGGGTCATACCCCCACCCCCTACCGGCCGGGTCGCCATGCCCTAGGGTCGCGCGTCGCACGCGGGCACACTCGCACCCCCACACCCCCTAGGGGGAACGCGCGCATGACCGGCCAGCAGGGCCCGGCAGGCCCGTCACAGGGCCACTCAGCGCGGCATCACATGGCCTCTGACCTGCGCTTATGTGGGCCGATTTGCAAGAGTGTGACTAGATGCGTAATGTTCTCCCCGTCGCCACCACGGGACGCCAGCCGCAAGACAGGGCAAACTACCTGAAGCGGCAAGCAAGTTGAGCGAACGTAAGAGTTGCGAACGCAAGGCCAGCCCGCTAGGGTTGGAACCAACGCCGAACCCGGGAAGCCGAGAACGGGCCGCAAGAGCGGCGCCGCCGGAAGGATGGGCAGGCGGGATCGCAACCCCGGATCGTAAGAGTTGCGAAACGCGGGACCGGCCCGATAGGGTCGGGCTCGACGCCAACCGGCCAGGCTGGAAGGCGCACAGATCTTGAGCTTGACGCTCACCCGGCCCCGCCCCTTCGGGGGAAGGATGTCGCAGCCGCCAGCAGGCGGTGTGGGTGAGTGCAGGGCATAGGTGGGCTCGAAGGGGCGCGTACGGAGGCGGGGCATCTCGCCGGTGATGGAAGCGCTTTGGAGATGACGCCGAACCCCTGGGGTACAGCCAACGTAACAGGCAGTGGCGCGGATTCTTCGTCCGCATGTCCCGCTCGTACGGCCTTGGTGAAGCCGCGAACCGCTCCGACTTGTCGGGGTAGGCGTGGTGGGGAACTGTCCACGGATGCCCGTGGGTGGTGGTGTCAGGGGAACCGTGCGGACTTCCGAGGTCAGGGCTCACCGTTCACTCGAACGGGCCGGAGAGATCCGGCCGGAACGAAGAGAAGCGGCCGGGGAAACTGGCCAGTCCTGCGGGTGGGGACGGTGAGCCCGGTGGTCGGAGTAATCCTGCCGCTGAACCCCGAGATGGACACCCGAGTTGAACTGTCCGGCCCGAACGGGCCGGGTGCCTTCCGGGCGCCGTTGGGCGTAGGTGCGAAGCCGCCGGAAGGTTCTAGGCGCCCCTATTGTAAGAGTGTAACTAGCCGGGGAGCGCTCACCGCCCGTCGCCCGACGGTGCGGCGCGAGGCCGGGCGCTGCCCGGCGAGACCTTGAGGAGAAACATGAACATCACCGTGACCGGCGTGACCCTGGCCAAGGCTGCCGCCCCCGCGATGAGCGCCGAGGAGACGATCGCCAACCTGACCGAGCGGAACTTCGAGCTCGGCCGGCTGCTGGACGCCGCCCGTGGCGAGATCGCCCGACGCGACCTGTGCGACGACATCTGGACGGTCGTCTTCGTCGGCCTGATCGAGCGGATCGAGGAGCTGGAGCTGATGACCGGCGCCCTGGACGTCGCGGTCTTCAAGGTCTGAGGCGAAACGCCCTTCGGGGCGTCCGCCCGGGGTGGTGCCCGGGTGCTGATGAGCCAGCCGCTCAATGCTGAAAGCGAGAGAACATGAGCCCCCGTACCTGTGACGTCGATGACGAGGTGCTGGCCGAGTATGCGGCCTACCTGGAGGACGACTACCGCTGTTGGCCGTCGTGGCAGACCTCCTGGAGCCGCCGGGGCGAGATCCCCACGCACGTCGAGGTGTTTACCTACACCGAGTACCCCCTGAACCTCATGGACAAGTCCAACTTCCGCACCGCGGCCACACTGATCCGGTGCGCGGCCGACGAGGACTGCGAGGGCACCGAGAATTCGGACGAGCAGGTCGTCCAGATCGACGGCTCGTCTATTCACTACGGCTCCGCCTACAGCCTGTACGTCCAGGTGTACGAGGGCGGCTGCGACGTGGAGTGCCCCGGCACCCACACCGAGGAGTGCGAGCCGGGCTGTGAGCCCGACGTCGACTTCTGCTTCGGCGACGCCTGTGAGGGCGACTGCAAAGGCACCCGCACTTACACCAAGGCGTTCCGCGAGGCCGTCTCCCTGGCCGAGTACGTGAAGCACGGCTACCCGTTCCTCGATGAAGACGACCACTCCGAGCTGGAGTCCGAGGTGTTCGAGGAGAACCTCCAAGAGGCCCTTGACGAGGCGCGCAAGGCGTACGACCTGGACACCGACGAGGACCGCGAGGCCATCGTCGAGCACGCCAGCGAGGACCTGTACGACCTGAAGTACGAGGGATCGGACGGCGAGGTGTCCTGGATCAGGACGGCCGAGGTGTACGCCGAGCACCGCGACCAGTACTTCCTCGGTCTGGCTCGGGAGATCCTGCGGGGTGCCATCCCGGGCCAGATCGAACTGATCGCGGCCTGATTGTAAGAGTGTAACTAGCGAAACGCCCCCTCCGGGGGCGTCGCCCCGGGGTGGTGCCCGGGGCCTGACGAGCCAGCCGCTCACATCGAAACGAGGTCCCCATGATGAAGACCCTGCGCAAGCTCAACCCCTGGGCCAACCGCCGCGCCGAGCGAGAGGCATGGGCGCGCACCTTCACCTATGCGAGCGAGACGATCCACAAGCTTGACCACGAAGTGGCCGTGCTGCGCTCGGCCGTGGACGAGTTCGCGGACGTGTTCAACGACGGCATGCTCGCCTCCATGGTCGGCGGCAAGTTCACCTGCGGTGAGGCCGATTCGCTGGTCCGCTTCTTCGCCCGGGTCGGCCGCCAGGAGGTCGCCGAGCTGTGGCTGGAGTGCCACGCCGAAGACGACGACGAGGGCGACCTCCACAAGACCTTCGACGACGAGGACACCCCGGACGGGACCGTCGTCGACCTTGGCGAGTACCTCCTCGAACTGGCCGCGTGAGGCCACACGGCGAAACGCACACGCCTGCCCGCGAGGTGGCCGGCGTGTGCGTCGCGGGGGAGTGGTGTCCCCCTCCTGACGATGCCAGCCGCATCACGATCCACGAGGTGCACATGAACAGCCAGAACAACCCCATGCTCGCCAAGGTCCGGGCGATCCTGGCCAAGGCCGAAGACCCCGCGGCCTCCCCCGAGGAGGCCCAGGCGTACTTCGCCAAGGCCGCCGCGCTGATGGCGAAGTACGGGATCGAGCGGGCCATGCTCGCTGACGCCAAGCCGGAGACCGACCGGCCCACCACGCGGGTCATCGTCGAGAGCGGCTCCTACGTGCTCGACCGCGTGAACCTGCTGATGTCGATCAACGAGGCACTCGGCGGACAGTCCGTCCGCTGGCGCACCTGGGACACGACCGCCCGCCGGTACGTCCAGAAGGTCGAGCTCCACGGCTACGAGTCGACGCTCGACCGCGTCGAGATGCTCTACACGTCCCTCATGCTCCAGGCCCTGAACGGCATGAAGCACGGCACGCCCGGCATGGGCGAGTCCACCACCGCCTACCGCAAGACCTGGCTCGCCGGGTTCCGCAGCGCGGTGTACCGGCGCCTGACCGACTCCGAGCGCCAGGCCGCAGCCGAGGCCGACCTTGCGCTCCCGGCCGGCAGTCGCTCGGCCGAGCTCGTGCTCAGCTCCCGCGACGACGCGATCCGCGCCCTCTTCAAGGCCGCGCACCCGAAGGTTCGCACCCCCGCGAAGCGGCGCCTGACCGGCTCCGGCTGGAACGCGGGCAACGCGGCGGGCAAGCGCGCCAACCTCGGAGACAACCACCTCGCCAACGCCCGCCGCACCGCCCTGGCCGCGTGATCCCGTGATCCGCCGCCACCGCCGATTCCTCCTCGCCCTCGCCGCCGGGGCCCTCCTTCTGGGAGCCCCCATCCAGCACGGCTACGACGCTCGGCACCACGCCCACGCGACCGTCACCGACTTCAACGACGGCTTTGCCGACTCCAAGCGCGACGACTGCGAGCACGGCTTCGCCGCCGCCTGCCAGTGGCTCGAAGCCCGCTGACCACCCACCCCCGAAAGGCAGTTCACATGGATCAGATCAAGACCCTCGCCCGCGAAGTCCTCGCGATACACCGCGAGGTGGAGGAGTGGCGGGAGGACCACGACCCGGGCTCGCAGGAGTGGTACACCCTGGTCAACCTCGCCGACGTGGCGGCCCGGCTCATCTTCGCCCTGCCCGTCGAGATGCTCCCCGAGGAGGAGGTCCGCACGCCGAACCCCCGCGAGTACCAGGTGCTCGACGAGCTCATGACCGCACTCAACGAGGCGGGCAACCGATGAGCTGGAAGTACGAGGTGCTCGTCTGCGCGGCGCCGGACAACCACGACGACTCGTGCGACCTGTGGACCCCGGGCGACACCTTCTTCGACTACGGGTTCCGTGACGCCTTCAAGGCCGCAGCCACCCAGGCCCACGCCATCGTCCGCACGGTCAGCCCGCACAACGGCAAGACCCGCACCGCCTTCCACCACATCGAAGGTGGCGGCCTGTGCGAATGGTGCGGCCCGGCGACCGGCCGCCGAGGCCCGTGGATGCGCACACCCGCCGAAGAGCGGTTCATGTGCGAGCCCTGCGTGACCGACGCCCAGAACTCCATGGACGCCCTGCACAAGGCGAACGGCTGGTCGCGCAGCCGCTCGTACTGGCCGGTCCTGGAGAAGGCCGAGAGGTAGATCCCGACAAGGCGAAACCCCTGAAAGGGGGTCGCGGGGGAGTGGTGTCCCCCGCCTGACGAAGCCAGCCCTACATCGAACTGTGAGGACACATGCCCGCGACCCTGACCGACATCGACGCCCCGCGCGTTTGGATCGGCTGCCTGGCCTGCTACAACGCCGGCTATCTGACCGGCGACTGGCACGACGCCGACGTGGCCGACCTGGTCACCCCCGAGGACCTGCACTCCAAGGCGACCGACCACGAGGAGCTGTGGGTCATGGACCACGAGAACTTCCTCGGCTTGATCGAGGGCGAGTGCTCCCCGGCCCACGCGGCCGAGATGGCCGAGCTCCTCGCCGAGATCCCCCCGTACGAGCGTCAGCCCTTCGCGATCTGGTTCAGCGTCTACGCCGACGACAACGCCGACCGGGCCGGGCTCGTCGACGAGTTCCGCGACGCGTTCTGCGGTGAGTGGCGGTCCGAGGCCGACTACGCCCAGGAGCAGGCCGAGGAGCAGATGGACGAGGAGCGCAAGAAGCTCCTGACCCAGTGGCCGTTCACCGACATCGACTGGGAGCGCGCATCCCACCACCTGTTCACCGGCGGCTACTCCGCCGAGGACGCCCCCGGAGGCGGCATCTATGTCTTCTACATCGGCTGACTGGCGGCCTGCCTGCCTGGAGTGCGGCGACGTGCCCGAACTCCTCGACGAAGACCTCACCTGCGGCCCGTGCCGCATCCGCATCTACCTCAAGGGCCAGAGCATGAAGAAGACCGTCAAGTTCAGCATCGAGCGGACCACCGAGGCCGAGGTTGAGCTCGAACTGACCATCCCGGACGAGTTCCTCGACGAAGACGGCGAGATCAGCGACGAGGACGGCTTCTGTGAGTGGCTCAACGACAACCCGGGTGAGTGGGATCTGTCGGAGCCCTTCTTCGAGGAGATCCAGGACACCACGGTCCTCGAACTCCTCAACAGCTACTGAGTTAGCCGAACAACCACGGCACCCGTCCCCCGATCTGCCATGACTGCGGGACGGGCGCCGAGGCGAAACCCCGGTGGTGAGCCGGGGTCGGGGCGGGGTGGTGCCCGCCTCCTGACGATGCCAGCCGACATCAATCACTTCGAAGGATACGAGATGCTGCCCACCCTCATGCCGCCAACCGCGGAACCACCAGCCAACGTGGTCCGCTGCGTGGCGTGCGACGGTCCGATCCGCCACATCGAGCGCAAGCCGTACGAGTGCGCGCACTGCTCGCGCAACCTCTACCAGCACGACGGTCTGATCCGCCCCGGCTACCACTGGGAGATCACCGATGCCGGGTGGCTCATCAGCGTCGAAACGGTGGACGACGAGGACGACGACTATGACGAGACGGAAGAGGAGTTCCTCGGATGGTGAAGCCAACCTCTTACCGTCTCCACCTTCCCCTCGACTTCGAGACGGCCGCCGACGCGCTCGCCTGGTTCGACGAGGCCCAGCGTTCCGGCTTGATCCCGGCCGACGTCGACCTGTTCCACCCCGACGCCCTCGACACCGCCCAGCACGGCTTCACCGCCCGGGACCTCATCGTCCGGCGCTCCCGCGACCGGATGGCCTCCCTCGCCGTCCGCGCCGGCAAGGGGGTCCGCCGTGGCCGTTGAGTACGGGAAGTGCCCATGCGGATGCGGCAAGAGCCGACTCCTCAAGGTGCGCATACCGGCGATCACCGTCATCGTCGATCGCGACCGCTGGACCGAGGAGGACGGCACCGGGCCCGACAACGAGGCGGTACGCGCCTCCGTCATCGAGTACGTGTGCAGCAGCGTCGAGTGGCTGCCGATGTTCGACGCCACCGGGGCAACGATCAAGGTTGCTACCCGGTGAGCGCCACCGCGGCCGTCCTCCCCGACCTGGAGGAGCTGGTCGACTGGTCGATGGAGGAGCTCGAACAGCTCGCCGCCCCCTGGCCGGCACGGTGGCTCCTGCCGCCGAAGCCCGGCGATCCGGAGCGCGTCGTCTATCTCTTCGCCGGTCCGGGCGGACTCGAAGTCGGCACGCGGGACGTCCTCGGCCGCGAACTCGACATCATCGGTGTCGAGTTCAACAAGGACGCCGCCGCGACCGCGGTGAAGGCCGGGTTCCGGCGGATCGTCGCCGACGTGCGAACGCTCGACCCGAACCACCCCGCCCTGCGCTGGACCCGCGGCCTGATCGTCACCGCGCCGTGCCAGTGCTGGACGCCCGCAGGCAAGCGTGCCGGCCAGGACCCGCACAACCAGCAGATCCTTCTGGACATGTTCGCCTGCGCGTGGGAGGCCACCGTTGGCGTCTGGGAGGAAGGCCGCGAGTGCGGGCAGGACTGCCCGGAAGGCTGCGAGGACTGCTGGGACGGCTGGTCCGGCCCCATCTACGGCATCGACGAGGTCAGGGCCATGGCCAAGGACCTGACCGACGACCGGATCGGCCTCCTCGCCGAGGTGGTGATCTGGGGCCTCGCCCTGTCCGTCGCCTCGCCCGACTTCGGGTGGATCGCCATGGAGCAGTCCAGCGCCCTGCCGCAGGTCATCATCGACGGCATCCGCGAGGAGCTGAAGTGCGCCGACTGGCTGTCCGTGGACTTCCAGATTCTCGACGCCGTGGACTACGGACTGGCCAGCCGCCGGAAGCGCGTGTTCATGCTCGCCGCCCGGCACCGGTACTCCGTCGCCAGCACCCGCCCCGAGAGCCAGATCCCCACCACCACAGCGGCACAGGCCCTCGGCTGGCCGCCGGGCGTGCGGGTCAACACGAGAGGCACCAGAAAGACCGCTGGAGGCAATTGCTGGAGCGCGGACAAACCCGCGACCGCCATCACCAGCAAGATCCGAGGTTGGTACTGGGAGCACGACAAGGAGAGACGCTTCTCCCTCGACGAGGCCGCCCTCCTGGCCGGGTTCCGCCCCGGACATCCGTGGACCGGCTCTCGCTCGTCCTGCACCCAGCAGATCGGCGACGTCGTCGCGCCCCCGATGGGCGCCGTCGTCCTCGGGGCACTCCTCGGCATGGCCTGGGAGGCCCGGCTCCGTGAGTACCTCGCCGAGATCTACAACACCCGCCCGACCGTCCGAAGCGAACACGCGTTGGCAGCCTGATGACCACGAACACCACCGCGCCCGAGCCGGCCGTCCACCTCGCCTGTCCGTTCTGCAAGTCCACCCACATCACCCTGAACGTCCGCGAGTGGGCCGTCTGCGACACCTGCAAGCGCGGCGACATGTGGGGCCAGTTCATGATCTGCAACTGCTGGGGCTACGACTGCCCGGCGATCCTCAACTTCTCCTGAAAGAGAGCGACATGAGCAAGTACACCGACACTGTCACCCTGACCGACGGCACCACGCTGAAGATCCGCATCGAGCGCGGAATCGCTGGCACGGTCTTCCGCGAGGTCCCCAGCCGCCAGCGACCGGCCGGCAGCCTCATGCGGATCGGCACCGCGATGCACCTCGTCACCCGCAGCCACCTGACCCCCATCGTCCCTGACCGCTGGGCCAGCGCCGCCGACGACGCCGAGGGCGCCGAGATCGCCCTCGCCTTCTTCACCGAGAGCGCCGAGGCGTGCATCGAGCACGCGAGCGCCGAAGGCATCCCGGTCGAACAGTGCTACTCGATCACCTGATTGTAAGAGTGTGACCGGCGAAACCTCCGAAGGGAGGTCGTCGCGGGGTGGCGCCCGCGGCCTGACGAGCCAGCCACCAACAAGCAAGGAGACACACATGGCCAGCGACCTGCTGATCGAGCGCCTCGACAGCACCGACCCGCGCCACCGAGCGGCGGACCCCTGGACGACCACCTACGCGGTCACCGGCAGGCGGATCACCGGCACCGTCGAGGTCGCTCCCCGGTTCAACGCACACGGCTGGGAGTTCATGCCGACCGACCTGCACGTGGCCTACGGCTGGGACAAGTACAGCCGCCACGTGGGCACCCTCCACGTGAACGGCATCCAGCTCGAAGGCGCGCTGCACATGTCCACGAAGACGCCGCCCCGCTGGGCGCTGATCACGATCCGCCGCGTCACGGAGGGTTCGTACGGCGAAGCCCCTGACGCCACCCAGCGACGCAGCCGGGAGATCCTCCAGGCCGTGGTGCAGGCGCACGTCGAGGACGAGCAGCACGCCTACGAGAAGGCCGCCCAGTACGCGCGGCACCTGCGGGCTGGTCGCCTCCATGAGCTCCGCGCCAGCGAGCGCGAGGCCCTGCGGGCACTTCGTGAGGCCCAGGCTGCGGTTCGCACCGCGAGCGCCCGCATCGACGAGCTCGAAGAGAACTTCGACTGGGTCCTCGGCCTGCATGCACCCCAGCCCACCATCCCGGCCGTGCCGTTGGATGCCTGACCCCAGGAGACAGCAGTGACCACCGCGATCAAGATGCCCCGGCTCATCGGACTCTCCGGTCTCGCCCAGTCCGGCAAGGACTCCGCGGCTGGCTTCCTCGCCGATCAGGGCTGGAAGCGCCGCGCCTTCGCCGACCCGCTCCGCCAGATGCTGTACTCGCTCGACCCGCTCGTGCCCAGCCCGAACGGCGACTGGCCCATGCGCCTGCGGGCCGCCATCGACACGCTTGGCTGGGACAAGGCGAAGATCCAGATCCCCGAGGTCCGCGTGCTCCTCCAGCGCCTCGGCACGGATGCCGGCCGGGCCACCCTCGGCGAGACCGTGTGGGTCGACCAGATGTTCCGTCAGCGGGCCTCGTGGGGGCCGACCGTCATCACCGACTGCCGCTTTCCGAACGAGGCCGACGCGGTGAAGAAGCACGGCGGCCTGGTCGTCCAGATCGTCCGGCAGAACCAGAAGCTCATCCAGGACTCCGGTCACGTCAGCGAGCAGGCGCTCGCCGGATATCCCTTCGACGTCACGATCCTGAACAGCGGCACCCTGGCGGAGCTCGGCGACAGCATCCGCGCGGTTGCGGCACGAATGTAAGAGTTGATTCGACCGATCCATCGAGATAGTGTGACTAGCGAAGAAAGGGGTCCCCCTTGACCAGCACAAACACCCTCGTTCGCACCCCTGCGATCCTGGACCAACTGCCCATCGGTACGGAGGTCCAGGACTCGGACGGCGACAGCGGGACCAAGACCGCCGACGGCTTCACCGTCCCCGGCTGGAAGACCCCGTTGGACGCCGACTGGTTCAACTACCCCGTGACCGTCCTCAACCCGACGCCGGCCACCTCCAACCTCGTCGCTGACCTGTCCAGCGAGCTCAACCTGCACACCGTGCTCGAAGAGCTCCGACAGCTCCTCGACAAAGCCGAGGCGATGTACCAGCGCCAGGACGCCGCGATCGAGGCACTGGCCAGCCGGCCCGGTCTCAACACCGCCAAGATCGAGCGGCTCGAAGCCCGCTACGACCGCGAGGCCGCCCGGATGCTCGATGAGGTCCTCTCTGTCATCGAGACGCTCACCGACCGCCGGAGCGGCCCGTGAGGCTGACGCCCCGCAAGGAGGAAGTCTCCGCGATCAAGGCCGTCCTGGAGTCGCCCGACTTCGACAACGCCGACCAGATGGCCAAGGCGGTCATCAAGGAAGTCGGCGAGGTCCTCCAGATGCGCGATTGGTACGCCCTCGTCCACACCTGGAAGGACGGCAGCCGCGGCCTGAACTTCGG is a window encoding:
- a CDS encoding antirestriction protein ArdA; the encoded protein is MPATLTDIDAPRVWIGCLACYNAGYLTGDWHDADVADLVTPEDLHSKATDHEELWVMDHENFLGLIEGECSPAHAAEMAELLAEIPPYERQPFAIWFSVYADDNADRAGLVDEFRDAFCGEWRSEADYAQEQAEEQMDEERKKLLTQWPFTDIDWERASHHLFTGGYSAEDAPGGGIYVFYIG
- a CDS encoding DNA cytosine methyltransferase — protein: MSATAAVLPDLEELVDWSMEELEQLAAPWPARWLLPPKPGDPERVVYLFAGPGGLEVGTRDVLGRELDIIGVEFNKDAAATAVKAGFRRIVADVRTLDPNHPALRWTRGLIVTAPCQCWTPAGKRAGQDPHNQQILLDMFACAWEATVGVWEEGRECGQDCPEGCEDCWDGWSGPIYGIDEVRAMAKDLTDDRIGLLAEVVIWGLALSVASPDFGWIAMEQSSALPQVIIDGIREELKCADWLSVDFQILDAVDYGLASRRKRVFMLAARHRYSVASTRPESQIPTTTAAQALGWPPGVRVNTRGTRKTAGGNCWSADKPATAITSKIRGWYWEHDKERRFSLDEAALLAGFRPGHPWTGSRSSCTQQIGDVVAPPMGAVVLGALLGMAWEARLREYLAEIYNTRPTVRSEHALAA
- a CDS encoding winged helix DNA-binding protein; translation: MRVHRNRHDRAFVVVPNAAARHDRLSLAAVGLLVRLLSLPDGTAVTIEKITEQVDEGKTAVAKAFKALEEAGYLRRQRSQDRDTGRWYTQTHVSDIPMTHIPAVGEPEVRSVGDLPKGEKHQVKNLLPKPSPKSDGQRPDAAGTEEEEIKSQDEQAQAAPADAETGRAAAVLAKLGDNDRRLGLGTADVLRLAPLAAEWLAEGHSQAKLLAVLTARLPERIDSPAALVAYRLKTHRPAHPAPSTPKPAPAPDTRARCQQCDAPFPAGVIHSLCKTCTAEARRDQAATVGGDAAGLLSAIRQRRESGAFAKGAKSRFIPAAA
- a CDS encoding DUF2786 domain-containing protein, with amino-acid sequence MNSQNNPMLAKVRAILAKAEDPAASPEEAQAYFAKAAALMAKYGIERAMLADAKPETDRPTTRVIVESGSYVLDRVNLLMSINEALGGQSVRWRTWDTTARRYVQKVELHGYESTLDRVEMLYTSLMLQALNGMKHGTPGMGESTTAYRKTWLAGFRSAVYRRLTDSERQAAAEADLALPAGSRSAELVLSSRDDAIRALFKAAHPKVRTPAKRRLTGSGWNAGNAAGKRANLGDNHLANARRTALAA